One stretch of Castor canadensis chromosome 14, mCasCan1.hap1v2, whole genome shotgun sequence DNA includes these proteins:
- the LOC109687420 gene encoding leukotriene-B4 omega-hydroxylase 3-like isoform X3, translating to MFPSAPQTELALGSPGYVSVVLKNTVFYSFLKPWLGDGLLLSSGDKWSCHRRMLTPAFHFNILKPYVKIFNDSTNVMHAKWQHLISEGKNRLDMFEHISLMTLDSLQKCIFSFESNCQEKPSEYIATILELSALVAKRNHQLFLHMDFLYQLTPNGQRFRKACRLVHKFTDAVIQERHRTLPDEGLDDFLLAKTKTKTLDFIDVLLLTKDEDGKTLSDEDIRAEVDTFMFGGHDTTASGLSWILYNLARHPEYQERCRQEVQELLRDRDPEEIEWDDLAQLPFLTMCIKESLRLHPPVTAISRCCSQDVALSDGRVIPKGVICIINIFGVHHNPAVWPDPEVYDPFRFDPDNIKNRSPMAFIPFAAGPRNCIGQTFAMSEMKVALALTLLRFRVLPDHAEPRRKPELILRAEGGLWLRVEPLRAGAR from the exons TTTCGGTGGTGCTCAAGAACACAGTCTTCTACAGCTTCTTGAAACCCTGGCTGG GGGACGGGCTCCTGCTGAGTTCCGGTGACAAGTGGAGCTGTCACCGTCGCATGCTGACACCAGCCTTCCACTTCAACATCCTGAAGCCCTATGTGAAGATTTTCAATGACAGCACCAATGTCATGCAT gccaagtggcagcatctgatcTCCGAGGGCAAAAACCGTCTGGACATGTTTGAGCACATCAGCCTCATGACATTGGACAGTCTCCAGAAATGCATCTTCAGCTTCGAGAGCAACTGTCAGGA GAAGCCCAGTGAATATATTGCCACCATCTTAGAGCTCAGTGCCCTTGTGGCCAAAAGGAACCACCAGCTGTTTCTGCACATGGACTTCCTGTACCAGCTCACCCCCAATGGACAGCGCTTCCGTAAAGCCTGCCGCCTGGTGCATAAATTCACAGATGCTGTCATCCAGGAACGACACCGTACCCTCCCTGATGAGGGTCTTGATGACTTCCTCCTGGCCAAGACCAAGACCAAGACATTGGACTTCATTGATGTGCTGCTACTGACCAAG GATGAAGATGGAAAGACATTGTCAGATGAGGACATAAGAGCAGAAGTCgacactttcatgtttgggg GCCATGACACCACAGCCAGTGGTCTCTCCTGGATCTTGTACAACCTGGCGAGGCACCCAGAATACCAGGAGCGCTGCCGGCAGGAGGTACAGGAGCTCCTGAGGGACCGGGACCCTGAAGAGATCGAATG GGACGACCTGGCCCAGTTGCCATTCCTGACCATGTGCATCAAGGAGAGTCTGCGGCTGCATCCGCCGGTCACGGCCATCTCGCGTTGCTGTAGCCAGGACGTCGCGCTCTCTGATGGCCGGGTCATCCCCAAAG GTGTTATCTGCATCATCAATATTTTCGGGGTCCATCACAACCCAGCAGTGTGGCCGGATCCTGAG GTCTATGACCCCTTCCGCTTTGACCCAGACAACATTAAGAACAGGTCACCTATGGCTTTTATTCCCTTTGCAGCAGGGCCCAG GAACTGCATCGGACAGACGTTCGCCATGAGCGAGATGAAGGTGGCGCTGGCGCTGACGCTGCTGCGCTTCCGCGTGCTGCCCGACCACGCGGAGCCGCGCAGGAAGCCTGAGCTGATCCTGCGCGCAGAGGGCGGGCTGTGGCTGCGGGTGGAGCCGCTGCGCGCGGGCGCTCGGTGA
- the LOC109687420 gene encoding leukotriene-B4 omega-hydroxylase 3-like isoform X2, translating into MTWMGPIFPIINLCHPDIVRSVLSASVSVVLKNTVFYSFLKPWLGDGLLLSSGDKWSCHRRMLTPAFHFNILKPYVKIFNDSTNVMHAKWQHLISEGKNRLDMFEHISLMTLDSLQKCIFSFESNCQEKPSEYIATILELSALVAKRNHQLFLHMDFLYQLTPNGQRFRKACRLVHKFTDAVIQERHRTLPDEGLDDFLLAKTKTKTLDFIDVLLLTKDEDGKTLSDEDIRAEVDTFMFGGHDTTASGLSWILYNLARHPEYQERCRQEVQELLRDRDPEEIEWDDLAQLPFLTMCIKESLRLHPPVTAISRCCSQDVALSDGRVIPKGVICIINIFGVHHNPAVWPDPEVYDPFRFDPDNIKNRSPMAFIPFAAGPRNCIGQTFAMSEMKVALALTLLRFRVLPDHAEPRRKPELILRAEGGLWLRVEPLRAGAR; encoded by the exons TTTCGGTGGTGCTCAAGAACACAGTCTTCTACAGCTTCTTGAAACCCTGGCTGG GGGACGGGCTCCTGCTGAGTTCCGGTGACAAGTGGAGCTGTCACCGTCGCATGCTGACACCAGCCTTCCACTTCAACATCCTGAAGCCCTATGTGAAGATTTTCAATGACAGCACCAATGTCATGCAT gccaagtggcagcatctgatcTCCGAGGGCAAAAACCGTCTGGACATGTTTGAGCACATCAGCCTCATGACATTGGACAGTCTCCAGAAATGCATCTTCAGCTTCGAGAGCAACTGTCAGGA GAAGCCCAGTGAATATATTGCCACCATCTTAGAGCTCAGTGCCCTTGTGGCCAAAAGGAACCACCAGCTGTTTCTGCACATGGACTTCCTGTACCAGCTCACCCCCAATGGACAGCGCTTCCGTAAAGCCTGCCGCCTGGTGCATAAATTCACAGATGCTGTCATCCAGGAACGACACCGTACCCTCCCTGATGAGGGTCTTGATGACTTCCTCCTGGCCAAGACCAAGACCAAGACATTGGACTTCATTGATGTGCTGCTACTGACCAAG GATGAAGATGGAAAGACATTGTCAGATGAGGACATAAGAGCAGAAGTCgacactttcatgtttgggg GCCATGACACCACAGCCAGTGGTCTCTCCTGGATCTTGTACAACCTGGCGAGGCACCCAGAATACCAGGAGCGCTGCCGGCAGGAGGTACAGGAGCTCCTGAGGGACCGGGACCCTGAAGAGATCGAATG GGACGACCTGGCCCAGTTGCCATTCCTGACCATGTGCATCAAGGAGAGTCTGCGGCTGCATCCGCCGGTCACGGCCATCTCGCGTTGCTGTAGCCAGGACGTCGCGCTCTCTGATGGCCGGGTCATCCCCAAAG GTGTTATCTGCATCATCAATATTTTCGGGGTCCATCACAACCCAGCAGTGTGGCCGGATCCTGAG GTCTATGACCCCTTCCGCTTTGACCCAGACAACATTAAGAACAGGTCACCTATGGCTTTTATTCCCTTTGCAGCAGGGCCCAG GAACTGCATCGGACAGACGTTCGCCATGAGCGAGATGAAGGTGGCGCTGGCGCTGACGCTGCTGCGCTTCCGCGTGCTGCCCGACCACGCGGAGCCGCGCAGGAAGCCTGAGCTGATCCTGCGCGCAGAGGGCGGGCTGTGGCTGCGGGTGGAGCCGCTGCGCGCGGGCGCTCGGTGA
- the LOC109687414 gene encoding leukotriene-B4 omega-hydroxylase 3-like, translated as MLQLSWLGLESVAASPWLLLLLFGASWLLARVLTQIYTFYENARHFQSFPQPPKQNWLLGHLHMAPPTEEGMKKMTQLVNTYPQCFMIWMGPIIPIITLCHPDTIRPVLSASAAVAPKDTVIRNILNPWLGDGLLLSSGDKWSRHRRVLTPAFHFNILKPYVKIFNDSTNVMHAKWQHLISEGKNRLDMFEHVSLMTLDSLQKCIFGFKSNCQEKPSEYIAAILNLSALVIKRARNPLLRMDFLYQLTPDGWCFRKACRLVHKFTDAVIQERHHTLPDQGLDDFLLAKAKSKTLDFIDVLLLTKDEDGKMLSDEDIRAEADTFMFEGHDTTASGVSWVLYNLARHPEYQERCRQEVRELLRDRDPKEIEWDDLAQLPFLTMCIKESMRLHPPVTHISRSCTQDVVLPDDRVIPKGVICIISIFGTHHNPTVWPDPEVYDPFRFDPENIKDRSPLAFIPFSAGPRNCIGQTFALNEMKVALALTLLRFRVLPDHAEPRRKPELILRAEGGLWLRVEPLRAEPLRAGAQ; from the exons ATGCTACAGCTGTCCTGGCTGGGACTGGAGTCGGTGGCAGCCTCCCCATGGCTGCTCCTGCTGCTGTTTGGGGCTTCCTGGCTCCTGGCTCGTGTGCTGACCCAGATCTACACCTTCTATGAAAACGCTCGTCACTTCCAAAGTTTCCCTCAGCCCCCCAAACAGAACTGGCTCCTTGGTCACCTGCACATG GCCCCTCCCACGGAAGAGGGGATGAAGAAAATGACTCAGCTGGTTAATACCTATCCCCAGTGCTTTATGATATGGATGGGTCCCATTATCCCTATCATCACCTTGTGCCACCCGGACACCATCCGACCTGTTCTCAGTGCTTCAG CTGCTGTGGCACCCAAGGACACGGTAATCAGAAACATCTTGAATCCCTGGCTGG GAGATGGGCTCTTGCTGAGTTCCGGTGACAAGTGGAGCCGTCATCGTCGTGTGCTGACTCCAGCCTTCCACTTCAACATCTTGAAGCCCTATGTGAAGATTTTCAATGACAGCACCAATGTCATGCAT gccaagtggcagcatctgatcTCTGAGGGCAAGAACCGTCTGGACATGTTTGAGCATGTCAGCCTCATGACCTTGGACAGTCTCCAGAAATGCATCTTCGGCTTCAAGAGCAACTGTCAGGA GAAACCCAGTGAATACATTGCCGCCATCTTGAATCTCAGTGCCTTAGTGATAAAAAGGGCCCGGAACCCACTTCTGCGCATGGACTTCCTGTACCAGCTCACCCCCGATGGATGGTGCTTCCGTAAAGCCTGCCGCCTGGTGCATAAATTCACAGATGCTGTCATCCAGGAACGACACCATACCCTCCCTGATCAGGGTCTTGATGACTTCCTCCTGGCCAAGGCCAAGTCCAAGACATTGGACTTCATTGATGTGCTGCTGCTGACCAAG GATGAAGATGGGAAGATGCTGTCAGATGAGGACATAAGAGCAGAAGCTGACACTTTCATGTTTGAGG GTCATGACACCACAGCCAGTGGTGTCTCCTGGGTCCTCTACAACCTGGCGAGGCACCCAGAATACCAGGAGCGCTGCCGACAGGAGGTGAGGGAGCTCCTGAGGGACCGAGACCCTAAGGAGATCGAATG GGACGACCTGGCCCAGTTGCCCTTCCTGACCATGTGCATCAAGGAGAGTATGCGGCTGCATCCGCCGGTCACCCACATCTCTCGCAGCTGTACCCAGGACGTTGTTCTTCCTGATGACAGGGTCATCCCCAAAG GTGTTATCTGCATCATCAGTATTTTCGGGACCCATCACAACCCAACAGTGTGGCCGGACCCGGAG GTCTATGACCCCTTCCGCTTCGACCCAGAAAACATCAAGGACAGGTCACCTCTGGCTTTTATTCCCTTCTCTGCGGGGCCCAG GAACTGCATCGGACAGACGTTTGCCCTGAATGAGATGAAGGTGGCGCTGGCGCTGACGCTGCTGCGCTTCCGCGTGCTGCCCGACCACGCGGAGCCGCGCAGGAAGCCTGAGCTGATCCTGCGCGCAGAGGGCGGGCTGTGGCTGCGGGTGGAGCCGCTGCGCGCGGAGCCGCTGCGCGCGGGCGCGCAGTGA